A stretch of the Lactuca sativa cultivar Salinas chromosome 9, Lsat_Salinas_v11, whole genome shotgun sequence genome encodes the following:
- the LOC111905579 gene encoding NAC domain containing protein 50, with protein sequence MGHELMVVAPPPPPPPPPPPTSLAPGFRFHPTDEELVRYYLRRKVCGKPFRFQAVSEIDVYKSEPWELADFSPWNSRDLEWYFFSPVDRKYGNGCRLNRATGQGYWKATGKDRAVRHKSETIGMKKTLVFHSGRAPDGKRTNWVMHEYRLLDQELQRAGVAQDAFVLCRIFQKSGLGPPNGDRYAPFVEEEWNHDADADVDAALFVPEDETCVERNEIVENNPKTIPFVCKRERSQDSPSNSEPKLETFSLFHNKRLKPNDPNSNNANGSEDSTTTSQDPRATTTTTTLVEFPLLKETHHPTTPKSFDASTLEKSVPPGYLKFISNLENEILNVSMEKETLKIEVMRAQAMINILQSRIDDLSKENNELRKGV encoded by the exons ATGGGTCATGAATTGATGGTCGtagcgccaccaccaccaccacctccgccGCCGCCGCCGACCTCTCTTGCTCCTGGATTTCGGTTTCATCCGACTGACGAAGAGCTTGTGAGGTATTATCTGAGGCGTAAGGTTTGTGGGAAGCCCTTTCGATTTCAAGCTGTGTCAGAAATCGATGTCTACAAATCCGAACCCTGGGAACTTGCCG ACTTTTCTCCATGGAATTCAAGAGACCTAGAATGGTACTTTTTCAGCCCGGTGGATAGAAAGTATGGCAACGGTTGTCGATTGAATCGGGCAACCGGGCAGGGGTATTGGAAGGCGACCGGGAAGGACCGGGCAGTCCGGCACAAGTCGGAGACAATCGGAATGAAGAAAACATTAGTTTTCCATAGTGGGCGGGCCCCAGATGGGAAGCGGACGAATTGGGTAATGCATGAATATAGACTTTTGGATCAAGAATTACAAAGAGCCGGAGTTGCACAG GATGCGTTTGTGCTTTGCAGAATTTTTCAGAAGAGTGGTTTAGGACCACCAAATGGAGACCGTTATGCACCGTTTGTGGAGGAGGAATGGAATCATGATGCCGATGCCGATGTCGATGCTGCCCTCTTTGTTCCCGAGGATGAAACTTGTGTAGAAAGAAATGAAATTGTAgag AATAATCCCAAAACAATTCCCTTTGTGTGCAAAAGGGAAAGATCACAAGACTCTCCTTCAAATTCAGAACCCAAACTCGAAACATTCTCCCTCTTTCACAACAAAAGATTAAAGCCAAATGATCCAAACTCCAACAATGCAAATGGTTCTGAAGATTCAACCACAACAAGTCAAGATCCaagagcaacaacaacaacaacaacacttgTTGAGTTCCCTTTACTTAAAGAAACTCATCATCCCACCACCCCAAAGTCATTTGACGCTTCTACCCTTGAGAAATCCGTGCCCCCGGGGTACCTAAAGTTCATTAGCAATTTGGAAAATGAGATTCTCAATGTTTCAATGGAGAAGGAGACTTTGAAGATCGAAGTGATGCGGGCCCAAGCAATGATTAATATTCTTCAGTCTCGGATTGATGACTTGAGCAAAGAGAATAACGAATTGAGGAAGGGCGTTTAG